A window of Eulemur rufifrons isolate Redbay chromosome 18, OSU_ERuf_1, whole genome shotgun sequence genomic DNA:
TAACAGTGCCATGTGGAGCCACAGTGGAGCTTTCCGCAGAAGGAAAATCAGTAATACTGATCCTGTAGGCTACACCCGCTAGCTTTCTGTCCTCCTAACCTCCAGGACTAAACAACCCAGCCAGGGAACATGGAGATGGGGCCGCTCCCTCCCATATGTAGGCCAGTGATGGGCAGGTCCACCTTTGCCCTGAGAGGGTTCTGAACCGCATCACAGCAGTCCtttaaataaattagccaaaactgtaagaataataatagcagacatttattgagttctaagtgctttacaaatactaactcatttagtcctcacatcTCTCTGTGAAGCAGGTGCTCTCCTGATTTCCTGTCAcaaatgaggaacctgaggcacaGGGTTAACAACTCTGCCGCAAATCACACAGCAAGTAGGAAGCTGAGCGGTGAAGAACTAAACTCAGtcagtctggctccaaagtctgtGCTCGTAACCACTAGGTCAAAAATGTGCCCCTTGTTCTAGGTTCTGTCCCACTGCCGCCCAGCCATGGTTTCACTACAGCTCAGCAGAGTGATTCAACGAATCCACACAGCAACGTTGAAGCCAGCCAGGCGACCGCATTTATAACGTTAGCAACAGCATGACCAAACTTGGATGATGCAAACCCTCTGTCTTTATTAGATTTCAGGAAAGAAACTGGGGTCACCAAGTTAAGTTAGAAATGACAGGGCACACAAGTCTGGgtacttcccctcctccccctcccccgccaatTTCCCATTCTGGTGAGTCACTCCCTGGAGAGGGCGGAGGACCCTGGGGCGGTGCAGCGGCCGTCACCGGATGGTGTACTTGTCCCACTTCTTCTCGGGGTCGTAGGGCTCCCAGCGGCTGGCGGGGAAGATGTGCTTGTTCTTCTCGTACCAGCTCCTCAGCACCACCTTGCCCGCGTGCGACTCGTCCTTCTCCGTGGTGGCATCGCTGAGCAGCCGCACGTCGTCGTGCACGTCGAAGCTGAATAGCGGCCCGCTCTTGCCCCTGGCCTTGGCGACGATGAAGTCGTAGAAGGTGTGGTAGTGCGGCAGGATGAGATCCTCCTTGATGTACATGAGCTGCTCCACGCTGGCCGAGCGCAGCTCGCGGAAGTCCTTGCGCAGCCCCTGCAGCGCCGTCCTCAGGAACTGCTGCACCGTGCTGCCCTTGCTCATGCGCGCCGTGCGCCGGTGGCCCGAGCCGTCCCAGTAGCTGAAGGTGATCTCCACCTCCTCGGCCTTCACCTTCTCGCGCTTGGCCTCCCACTGCCCGCGCAGCTCCTCCCGGAGCCGGTTCTCCGCCTCCTCCCGGTCGCGGTCCGGCAGGAAGCTGGTGTCCACGTCGGGATTCTTGCCCAGGTTGCTGTGGCTCTTGCCGGCCCCGGCGACTCCGCCCTCGTCGTCGTTGTCATCCAGCAAGAAGGACAGACGGAGGATCTTGCGCTTCCGCTCCCGCCTGCGCTCCTCGTCCCGCAGCATCTCCAGCTGCAGCCGGCGCTCCTCCAGCTGCTCCCTCTTGGCCAGCTGCCTCTCGCGCTCGCGCAGCAGGGCCTCCTGCTTGGCCTTCATGTCGTTCAGGGTCACCAGGCCCACCGTGCTCGACTTCAGCTCGGCCTCCACGGCATCGTAATGAGCCGAGAACTTCTTGTCCACCTTCGACTTCAGGATGGTCTCCTCGGCGATGCGCTGCCGCAGCACCTCCATCTGCTCCTTCTGCTTCTCGCGCTTCTTGATCAGGTGCATGGCCCGGCCGGCCTCGCGCATGGTGCCCTTGTACTGCGCCATGGTCGCCGCTTGGCGCCCGCGGCTCCCGCCGACGTCCCGGGCCGGCCTCGCTGGTGGCTTCTGTAGCGATGGGGACAAACACAGGCGTTAGAGGGGGACCACACAGGAGTCTTATTAATGGTCTAGCTCAGCGCCTCCTAATAGGACTTTCAGCCCAGATGGAAATGTTCGCGGCTGTGCCGCCCCCGCTTGATGACCATCTGGTGCCCGATGCTAACGCAGGTAGAAGCAATGTGGGCACAGCCCGGCTTGCTGTGGGAAGCAAGGCACACAGCAGAGAGGGCTAAGCACAACATTGCCCTCCTTGTGTCTCAGCCAAAGCAGGGAGAGGCCTCTAATTTTACTGGACTCATCCTCTATCAGCACCGggcctgccctgcctcctcctgcagcTCCATCACCTGATGGCCCTCACCTCATGAACTCCAGAGGTCCTCTTgctctgcctgcccccacccctcccactgtGCCCCCTGGCACACGGGCCTCATCAGCCAACTCTTGGAAGCTTCCTTTACCTTCTGGTCCTAAGGTTCCCTGAAGCCACTTCTCCCTGCAGCTCCCTAAAGTAGAGGACGTTTTCCTCTCATGTTCCACATCATCTCGAAGTCTGAAGGTGGGATGCGTGtctctgctattttaaaaatgcttattttcttctGTACCCCCAGCTCCTTTGACGCTCATGCCAGCCAGCCAGACCACTCACTGTCCCTGCTGTTGCTGTCATCTGTGGAATTGCTTGTCCTCCTCCTAAGCCCTTGAGGGTTATTAGCACCTGGCTCAATTGCCCTCCTTGTCCATCCTGCATCCACTGCTATCCTGAGCGTGGGCATGAGCCATGAGCCATGACCTCCTCAGCACCTTGACCTTCTCACTGTCAATaatttcctcccctgccccacctcaaTCATCCACCAACACGGCCACACCCGGGTCCCTATTGCTACCAGTAAGTGCCCCATCATCAAGATCTTAACTCTACCACCATCTTTCCTCTCCATTTACGTACTCTGGAACTCCAACCTCTGAGGGTCTTCTGATAGCAAGACCTCCAAACCCAAAGGCCCCATTGCCTCTCCATTATGGTCACACCCTCGTTTGCTTATTCCCTCCTTACCCCCGGGGACTGCACAGATTCCTAATGCCCTCAATCCCCTTGCGTGTTGTCATTCTCTCTTGAAAAAGTTCTAATCCTGGTTTAACCCAGCTCCTGTCTTCTCAGCTCCTGAAACCAGGTAGCTGACTATGGCTGGAGAAAACAGCATGACTATTGCTGGCTGGTCTCATTTTAAACGTGACCTCACACCTCCAAGGGTGACTCCAAACTACCTAGAAATCCCATCAAACTTCCCTAGTAAGTCGGCTGTCCTGCTCTTCAAGATGATAATTTTGTActtcctctgtgtgtctcctcTCATCTCTGATGCTCTCCcgccaccccagccccactgaaGGCAGCAGGTGAACATTTAGCAGCACACCTCCGGTTCTCAATTCAAGCAGCTGTGGGGAACTCTGAGTTAAAGTATAGCAGCTTCTTCACTGTGAGCCTTTAACACGCTGGTTTCCACTGTAACTCTCCAATGGGGGTGGAGCAGTTCATGTTTCCACACGAAAAGTTTTGTATTAGTAAGTGTTTCCCCCTACAGGATGTCTATTAACGCTTGCCAGCCAGCACTCCGTGGGACCTAGTTTGGAGAAGCTGGCTGTGAAATATGTGCCAGCCGTTCATACGGCAGTGCTGCCTGGGAGCTCACCTTGCCGAGAAGCCCTTGATCATACAGTGATAACAAGTGGCACCCGCATGCCGAGAGGAAAGGACCATGGTGTGACCGCTCACCCAGTTGTCCAGCCTAGAAATCTGGGGCTTTCCTGGACGACTCTCCTTCAGAGAGAGTCTATAATCAATTATAGAAACATCTtccatggctttttttttctctccccttccccaccacttGCCTTAATCCAGGAAATTgcccctcttttttttcttttttttttttttttttaagtaaagccCTCTTACTATTGCCCCGCGTCAGCATGCAAGCATATCTCACTTACTGCACTCCGCTGGCCCTGTGTTTCTTACAGATTGAAGGCGCGCGGCGACGCTACATCAAGCAAGTCTGTCAGTGCCATTTccccaatagcatgtgctcattttgtgTCCCTGGGTCACGTTGTGGTGATTCAGTTAAATTTTTTGTCTTCTGTGGGCACAGTTTCTGGTGCTCCCAAACAAtgacaatagtaacatcaaagatcactgatcacagatcaccataacagacataataatgatgaaaaagtttgaaatattgcaagaaatgAATGATTGTGTCAGTTATTCTTGTCTAATTCAGACgttatggtttttcttttaaataggttttaccataaaggaagaaataggcatattacagaaaagtttgaaaagaaaggtaaataataaaaagtatgcTCAACATCAAACATAGAAGTAACATAACTATTAGTGTTTGCAACTTTCCTTCTAATATTTTGTGTGCACATTATCTGtgtacatttaataattttaatcaaacTTTGCACGATATTTGATGACATTTTCCCATTTAACTGTTCTTGTTTTTAACGTAATCATCATGgtcattgattaaataaatgtggtacattctattgtaaaaaatatttgtcaatatcAGCAATACAACAGAGTATTGGGAGCAGCAGCCTGCTCTAATGACTTGGAAATGCTAATTGAATACACAAGCTTTAATTTAGAGAAAGTGTAACCTCCTCCCAACTTAGTcacaaagtaaaacaaatgtgcaaaaaaaagcaacattcttttttaaaaaatcccacaaaACTAAAACTTATActattttaacaggaaaaaaatagggaCTCAGTTTCCAATGTGAGCAACTATAACAATAACCCAAAAAGAACACCTTTTGCCATGATTGGCTTTCAGGTTACCTTCCACCAATCTGAATTCTGTGTTAAAATGATTATCCTACAGGTGACAGATATACTGTCCTCTCCAGAGTCAGCTTTGAAATGAAACAGCCGGTGGTGGACCCAGATTGGGTGTGGGGTGTGCCCTGATATTATCCCCACTCAAGGATCCCTCCAACCCCAGCACAGTTGTCCAAGAAAAGCCACGGGATCTCACATCAACCAGGTGCCAAAAAAGAATCAGCGCATGACCGCTACAGAATTCTGTCACCAGACCAGAAGTCCttcaaaggatatttaaagaTGATATGATTGCATGGTTTCTAGTGGGGGGTTAAAAAATGTGTTCCAACATTTGCTTGGTGGAAAGCCAATATTTTGGCAtgcagtggggtgggaggggaagagcccTCATGTCTTCAGagacagggaaatgcaaaatagacTAGAAGGGGAAAGTTTGGACAAACAACTTGTGACTTCTATATGTGTTCCCCTAGGGGAAAAAATCCAGACCAAACAAGGGAGAAATGAAAGCTAAAAGATGATATCATAGAGTTCAAAATAGATCCTGCACCATAAATGTCTCTGAGTTTTGTTGGacctaaattttttctttaatttttatccaaGTAATACATGTTTGATGAAAATGGTTTAAGAGACTGTAATATGGTTTTATATTCttgctttaaaaagtaatacTGAAAGGATTATTTTCACAAACAAAACGAAAGCAGATTCCAGTTTATTGTTCTCTTCCCTAGAGCCAACCACTCTCAGTGTCTTCAGATGTTTCTTCTGGTATTTACcttgttattttctaataattcttATACTGCTATTTTGTGACTAATCAGTATTAGACTTTATCTATTGACTTTTTATTGTGGTGGATGAAGATTCAATTTTTccctatgatattttaaaatgcctgGCTGCGTCATGTGAAGAAGAGGGTATTATGGAGATCGTCAAAATCTAAGCCggctaagaaaaattaaattatacgcCATTcctaattataaatataatagcaaaaaacccaaataaaatattagcaagtggAGTCCAGCAGTTTATTGATCTATACAGTTGTGCAACATAGAAACAGGACACGATGCTGAGGCGCCGGACAGGTTGGACCTACCCCACCCTCTCATTCTTGACCTCTCTGCAGACTTGTACTTCCTGTCAGGAGTCCCACTGTTGGTGGCAATAaatcaattcacaaaagaagaaacagcTTCATGGTATATATTCTTGCCATCCATCACCTTAATTTGGggccaaataaatattaataaaaacatgagcTATTTGCTTAAAATTTATCCTTATTTACACTTTGAGATAGGCTTTTCCCTAAagcttttttctaatttattgttaaatatgcatatattacaaTTTTCTCTGTTTGTTGTGCAGTTATGTAAGCTTTGCGAAATGCCTACATGCCTGTAACTTGGTGAGGACTACGTCATGCTCTTCTTTGACTTCGATTTCAGGGCGCTGGTCAGGGCACAAGTGGTGGAAAATCCCTGTTGTTAATCTCAGTCAACACGGGCTCCAGAAGGCCCCACTGGACTCTGGGCTGATTTCCTGATGCTCCAACGTGGGCACTCTGCCTGCCGAGGTCCAGCCTTTAGTGGCGCCCGGTTCTGAGCgttgggggtggggcaagggcgcGCAGCAGCTGGTTAGCTCCTAGACTCTGTGTTACAcaccagtggtccccagcctttttggcactagggataggtttcatggaaaacaatttttccatggatggtggtggtgggggggacggtttcaggatgattcaagcacattgcatttattgtgcagtcagacctctctgctaatgatgatctgtatttgcagccgctccccagggGTAGCATCACCGCCtctgctccacctcagatcatcagacagtAAATTTACATAAGGAGCCACAGCCTAGATCCCGCGCACGCGCAGttgacagtagggttcacgctcctgtgAGAACCTAGTgcggctgatctgacaggaggcggagctcaggcagtgatgccagccatggggagcggctgtaaacacagaggaagcttcgcttgctcacccgctgctcacctcctgctgtgccgcccggttcctaacaggccacagaccagtcctagtccatggcccaggggtggggaccaTGGTTCTATACTGTGACCACACAGCCTTGGCCGGATGCCACGTTCTGTTGTGTCACCACTCATTCAGAAGAAACTCTTGGCCAATGCCTTCCCTCCTGGCTAGCGCTATGCCAGCATCTTGGCTGATGTTTCACctgctggggaggagggcaggaggagcctGTATTGATGACTGTGGGAGTATGCGTGAGTACTGCCGAAGCCCCGACATGAAACAGGCTtggagaagtctttttttttgttttgtttttatttaaaaaatttagtaaaattgaCCCTTTTTTGGGtatacagttctatgagttttaacACACATAAAAGCATGTAATTCCCACTATAATCGAGCACAGAACAGTCCTGTCACACCAGAGAACCCCCTGTATTATCCGTCTGTGGTCACACTCTCGCCCCACCTCTGTCCCTGGCAACTGCTGATCTGTTTCTCATACCTGTGTTCTCCCTTTCCCAGCAAGTCACGTAATGCATCATACGACGTGTACACTCCTGAGTCAGAGTTATTCACTCAGCGTAACGCCTTTGTGCTCTTCCACGCTGTTGcacattcctttttgttgctgagtagtattccatggtatggaagCTCTACAGTTTATCCATTGATCCCCTgaaggatatttgggttgtttccagttttttcatGAGTGTAAatagagctgctataaatattcatgtagaGGTTTTTAATGTGGACGTGTTTTCTTTTATCTACCTATGAATAGGATTGCTAGGTTATATGGTAAGTCCTTGCTTAACTTAATAAAagccaccaaactgttttccgcAGAGACTGTATCAATTTGCATTCTCGTTAGTGTATGACAGTCCAGTTGCTCTGCCTTCCTGTCAACACTTGATGCTATGGTTTGACTATGaccccaaaagttcatgtgttggacaCTTGGTCCTTAACACAGCCTTATTGAGAGATGggccctttgggaggtgattggacCGTGAGGACTCAGCTCTCATGAATGGGTCAGTCCTTTCATGGATTAATGTATTAATGGGTTAACAGATTAAtgagttatcatgggagtgggttaaTTATCTCAAGAGTGGGTCTTCTATGAGTCCCAGTTTGGCTTGCTCTCATGCGCCCCTCTCACCCATGTGAACATGCAGCAAGAggcctcaccagatgccagcgccatgctcttgggcttcccagcctccaaaactgtaacaagtaaatttctgttctttctaaattacccagtctcagctcttctattatagcaacataaaacagactaaCATATTAAGATACTTGGTATTGtgagttattatttatttttttaaaaaaattagccattctACTTAATAAGTGTGTAGTACTATCTCACTTTGACTTTAAGTTGCATTTTGCCAAGTGGCAgatgatgttgggcatcttttcatgtgcttacttgcCTTTTTATATCATCTTTAGTAAAGCGTTCACTTCTTTTACTCACTTTTTAATTGGGCAGTTTGtgtttttctattgaattttgagagtttgTATTGTATTCTGAGAACAAATCCATCATAGTGATTTGCAATAATTTCTACTAGTCTagcttctcttttcattctcttatctTTTGCTaagtaaaaatgtttcattttgatgACGTTCAATTTATCAGAGGCTCATTTTTGAGTCATGTTTCTGATGTCTTATCTGGGAGTTCTTTGCATAACCCAAGATCACAAAAAATTTCTCCTATGATTGCTTCtaaaggttttatagttttacactttccatttaggtctgtgatccattttgagttcatttttgtgtaaGATGTTAAGTTTAGTATCATTTCTCTTCCATCTAAATGTTGAACTTCcttcaacatttttgttttttggttttttgagacagggtcttgctctgtgcagtggcgcaatcatagctcactgcaaactcttgggctcaagcaatcctttcgcCCCAGCCtgctaagtagctaggactacaagggcacaccactatgcccaaacaatttttaaaaattttttttcatagagatgggggtctcgctatgtttcccaggctggtctcaagctcctggcctcaagcaattttccctccttagcctcccaaagtgctggaataaCAGGCATAGATGACCAGccaacatttttggttttcagtaaCCAGTATGTCacccagattttttaaaaaaaaaccatcctGCACCTTTTTTCTTGATAATATGAATCTATGGTGGAGACAGAGGATTTTACCCTTCAAAGTGCAGAAAGTGATCTCAGGGACGGCGGGCACAAAAGGGAGAGCACAGCTGGTGCTGCCCTCTTCCTCGGCTTCCGTGCCGTGTCCCTCAGCGGACTCAGCCTCCTTGGCCCCTGCTGGGACAGACACACTTGCAACACAGCTGGCTGTCAGTGGTGTCAGTGATCATGACACCAACGGTAGCATGACTTGAGGCTTTGCCAAATGCTTCCTCAAGACACGCACAGGTGGCCATTCTGACACAAGGAATGCCCATCCTCAGGCACACTGTTCCTGAGACGTGGTGGTTCGAGAGTCTACTAACACAGAGCCGTGCTTTCCCTGTAACCAAAACTAGCTAGCTGGATCTTTGCTGAGCTGGTGGGATTATCCACAAGAGTCCCAGGGATTAGAACTGGGTCTTGGTGTCTAAAGGATGAAGCGCCTTAT
This region includes:
- the FAM50B gene encoding protein FAM50B, with amino-acid sequence MAQYKGTMREAGRAMHLIKKREKQKEQMEVLRQRIAEETILKSKVDKKFSAHYDAVEAELKSSTVGLVTLNDMKAKQEALLRERERQLAKREQLEERRLQLEMLRDEERRRERKRKILRLSFLLDDNDDEGGVAGAGKSHSNLGKNPDVDTSFLPDRDREEAENRLREELRGQWEAKREKVKAEEVEITFSYWDGSGHRRTARMSKGSTVQQFLRTALQGLRKDFRELRSASVEQLMYIKEDLILPHYHTFYDFIVAKARGKSGPLFSFDVHDDVRLLSDATTEKDESHAGKVVLRSWYEKNKHIFPASRWEPYDPEKKWDKYTIR